A genomic stretch from Azotosporobacter soli includes:
- a CDS encoding [FeFe] hydrogenase, group A: protein MKSEYMLIDKIPVEINEEKNILDLIRKVGIELPTFCYYSELSVYGACRMCVVEDKWGSIHAACSTVPKAGLEVRTNTPRLRKYRKMILELLLASHCCDCTTCPKSGKCKLQELAQRFGIKRVRFDNTSGDPDIDDSSPCITRDKNKCILCGDCVRVCDEVQNVGAIDFAFRGSNMRVSPAFDEPIGETNCVGCGQCAVVCPTGAIVVKSDTLDLWKELSDENTKVLVQIAPAVRVAIGSEFGLNEGEDVMGRIVASLRRIGFDGVFDTSTGADLTVLEETKEFMTRLTTDGKLPLFTSCCPAWVRYVEYNHPHLLDNISSCRSPMQMFGSVLKEQYKDSKQRVIVVAVMPCTAKKHEATRDEFKADGVPYVDYVITSNGLIKMIKEAGLVFSEIEPEALDMPFGTVSGAGVIFGVTGGVTEAVIRRVSDDKTIAGLRKIAFTGVRGMNGVKEASIEHEGRQVNIAVVSGLKNADDLIKQIESGEKQYDFVEVMACPGGCVCGAGQPVTSSTGKKSRSKGLYDADRMSNIKHAEANPTLDAIYKNVLKDKVHELLHVHYPRP from the coding sequence AATACCAGTTGAAATCAACGAGGAAAAAAACATCCTCGATCTAATACGCAAAGTGGGCATCGAACTGCCCACCTTCTGCTACTACTCCGAACTGTCGGTCTATGGTGCTTGCCGCATGTGCGTAGTCGAAGACAAATGGGGCAGCATTCACGCCGCCTGTTCCACTGTGCCGAAAGCTGGCCTCGAGGTGCGCACCAATACGCCGCGTTTGCGCAAATACCGCAAGATGATTCTGGAGCTTTTGCTCGCCAGTCATTGCTGCGACTGCACCACCTGCCCGAAAAGCGGCAAATGTAAATTGCAGGAACTGGCGCAACGCTTCGGCATTAAACGAGTGCGTTTTGACAATACCTCCGGCGATCCCGATATCGACGACTCTTCTCCCTGCATTACACGCGACAAAAACAAGTGCATCCTGTGCGGCGACTGCGTGCGGGTCTGCGACGAAGTGCAAAATGTCGGCGCAATCGACTTTGCGTTTCGCGGCTCCAACATGCGCGTCAGCCCTGCCTTTGATGAACCGATCGGCGAAACGAATTGCGTTGGCTGTGGCCAGTGCGCAGTCGTCTGTCCGACAGGCGCGATCGTCGTCAAGAGCGATACGCTTGATCTGTGGAAAGAGCTAAGCGATGAAAACACCAAGGTTTTAGTACAAATCGCGCCCGCCGTCCGCGTTGCCATCGGCAGTGAGTTCGGGTTGAATGAAGGCGAAGATGTAATGGGTCGAATCGTAGCATCACTGCGTCGCATCGGTTTTGACGGCGTCTTCGATACTTCTACCGGCGCTGATCTTACCGTACTCGAAGAAACCAAAGAGTTTATGACGCGACTTACTACGGATGGAAAATTGCCGCTCTTTACGTCCTGCTGTCCGGCTTGGGTTCGCTATGTAGAATACAACCACCCGCACCTGCTCGACAACATTTCCAGCTGTCGCTCGCCGATGCAGATGTTCGGCTCGGTCCTCAAAGAACAGTACAAAGATTCCAAACAACGTGTCATCGTCGTCGCCGTCATGCCCTGTACCGCAAAGAAACATGAAGCGACGCGTGATGAATTTAAAGCAGACGGTGTGCCGTACGTCGACTATGTCATCACCTCGAACGGTCTGATTAAAATGATCAAAGAGGCCGGACTCGTGTTTTCCGAGATTGAACCCGAAGCGCTCGACATGCCCTTTGGTACGGTCAGCGGCGCAGGCGTCATCTTCGGCGTGACCGGCGGCGTAACCGAAGCGGTCATCCGCCGCGTCTCTGACGACAAGACCATCGCAGGCCTGCGCAAGATCGCCTTTACCGGTGTTCGAGGCATGAACGGCGTCAAAGAAGCCAGCATTGAGCACGAAGGACGTCAGGTCAACATTGCCGTCGTCAGCGGTCTGAAAAACGCCGACGACCTGATCAAACAAATCGAAAGCGGCGAAAAACAATATGACTTCGTCGAGGTCATGGCCTGCCCCGGCGGCTGCGTCTGCGGTGCCGGACAGCCGGTAACCAGCAGCACTGGTAAGAAAAGTCGCAGCAAAGGCTTGTATGATGCCGACCGGATGAGCAATATCAAGCACGCAGAAGCTAATCCGACACTCGATGCCATTTACAAAAATGTATTGAAGGATAAAGTGCACGAATTGCTGCATGTACATTATCCTCGCCCCTAA
- a CDS encoding diguanylate cyclase: MLDEIVTLKENMNALKDRLKKVAVEKAHLQLIVHLMKEMSAAPGLDNIINNMLKIVMENIGGLNVIIYYKIDEQIYYADVYGNRKRLKQIEDSQVKKVFACGEFIECEHDFSDTKMLTPPFPKAATWVFPLKAGIDVIGVFKMEKLHIGANEYQDQLPVFFNYAALLLKNEILGQTRLQQAYEEIRLTNEKLVREMAEREKIKNALELAHANLEYRVEERTHELSEANAQLRAEITERRQAESLLAASEEKFSKAFSRVADIIGIVRLRDEKYVEANEAFFRLLGYRREEIIEHASREFGLWFSEAERERVYAIFKRDKTFANIEAVWCTKTRLTRVGLLSADWAEIEEEECIIYIWHDITDRKRAEEELRQAHDQLEFKVVERTQKLSTANQKLVAANEKLRRLTIVDGLTGIANRRYFDEYIMREWYRGLRNQTSVALIMADIDFFKSYNDSYGHLKGDDCLKIIASILTEYMKRSTDLAARYGGEEFALVMPDTDLAGAVVVAENIRTGVAAKCFENQKVPGGIVTMSLGVSSLVPCQNLSPLSLIALADEALYSAKQQGRNRVVRACER, translated from the coding sequence ATGCTGGATGAAATAGTTACGCTTAAGGAAAATATGAATGCACTGAAGGATAGGCTGAAGAAAGTAGCGGTTGAAAAAGCACATCTCCAACTAATCGTCCATCTAATGAAAGAAATGAGCGCTGCGCCAGGCCTGGACAACATAATCAATAATATGTTGAAAATCGTAATGGAAAATATCGGCGGACTTAATGTTATTATTTATTACAAGATTGACGAGCAAATTTATTATGCTGATGTATACGGAAATAGAAAACGGTTGAAGCAGATTGAAGACAGTCAAGTGAAAAAAGTATTTGCATGCGGCGAGTTTATTGAATGTGAGCATGACTTCAGTGATACAAAGATGTTGACCCCTCCATTTCCAAAGGCGGCAACATGGGTGTTTCCGCTTAAAGCGGGAATAGACGTTATCGGCGTATTTAAAATGGAAAAATTACATATTGGAGCGAACGAATACCAGGACCAATTACCGGTGTTTTTCAATTATGCTGCATTACTTTTAAAAAATGAAATCCTGGGTCAAACCCGCCTCCAACAAGCGTATGAAGAGATTAGATTGACAAATGAAAAGTTAGTGAGAGAAATGGCTGAACGTGAAAAAATAAAGAACGCGCTCGAGCTAGCGCATGCAAACTTAGAATACCGGGTAGAGGAACGAACGCATGAACTTAGCGAAGCCAATGCACAATTGCGCGCAGAAATTACGGAACGCAGGCAGGCTGAGAGTTTATTAGCCGCTTCGGAGGAAAAATTTTCAAAGGCCTTTAGTCGGGTTGCCGACATTATTGGTATCGTACGGCTACGTGATGAGAAATATGTTGAAGCAAACGAAGCTTTTTTTCGTTTGCTGGGCTATCGACGCGAGGAAATTATTGAGCATGCGTCGCGTGAATTTGGCTTGTGGTTCAGTGAAGCGGAACGTGAGCGGGTTTATGCGATTTTCAAGCGAGATAAGACATTTGCTAATATTGAAGCGGTGTGGTGCACCAAAACTAGATTGACAAGAGTCGGTCTTCTTTCGGCCGATTGGGCTGAAATTGAAGAGGAAGAATGCATTATTTACATATGGCATGACATTACGGATCGCAAGCGTGCGGAAGAAGAGCTGCGGCAGGCGCATGACCAATTGGAGTTCAAAGTTGTCGAACGGACGCAAAAACTTTCTACTGCTAATCAAAAACTTGTTGCCGCAAATGAAAAATTACGCCGTTTGACAATTGTTGACGGATTGACTGGAATTGCGAATCGAAGATATTTTGATGAGTATATTATGCGTGAATGGTATAGAGGTTTACGAAATCAAACGTCTGTTGCCCTGATTATGGCGGATATTGATTTTTTTAAGTCTTATAACGACAGTTATGGCCATTTGAAAGGTGACGATTGTTTAAAAATCATTGCTTCTATTTTGACCGAGTATATGAAACGGTCGACGGATCTGGCAGCCCGATACGGAGGTGAAGAGTTTGCGCTGGTAATGCCGGATACAGATTTGGCGGGCGCAGTTGTCGTGGCGGAAAACATTCGAACAGGCGTGGCGGCGAAGTGCTTCGAAAATCAAAAGGTACCAGGGGGAATCGTTACGATGAGTCTGGGCGTAAGTTCGCTTGTTCCGTGCCAAAATTTATCACCGCTATCGCTGATTGCGCTGGCAGATGAAGCATTGTATAGCGCAAAACAGCAGGGCAGAAACAGGGTTGTGAGAGCATGCGAGCGCTAA
- a CDS encoding ATP-binding protein — protein MTEEGARTEDELSHLKERMKRLAMEKSNLQLMTHLMSDMSAVPGLERTIDNLLRTLLENIGGLNVSLYYRIDEKCYYADVYGDKKEVADIDDKLVAAVFKDGEFIECKQEFSDTKMLTPVFDQAATWLIPLKVDSAVFGVLKMEKLHIGAEKYRAQLPVLFKYAALLLKNEISGHTRLQKAYEQISQINEQLRNEIDERKKIQNDLLEARNGLERRVEERTQELKKTNKHLSQEISDRKQAETALLASEEKFSKAFQKVADAIGIVRLCDERYIEANAAFFRILGYQREEVIGHTSREFGLWSNEADRIGVYEALSGKNLYENMETAWRTKSGEVRIGLHSAEIVEIDGQWCSVFIWHDITERKYAEEQLRLAHKQLEVKVKERTQELFNANLELSGLNEEHLAMNAELVAINNKLLNTNRELHKEIAERKKAEEQVQVKSYEIQEAYAELKKAQMQIVHQEKMASVGQLAAGVAHEINNPMGFIISNLTTLQEYTREIFNAVTAQDSAVDELGEICKVGYEKEAIQSVVARLAKIRQSAKMEYLREDTKELLADSLDGAERVKKIVQDLKGVAKTTDENNLANLNEGIESTINVIWNEIKSKATLVKEWGDIPYIYCNSGQLKQVIMNLLLNALQAIENKGEIRIKTWAEKEHVFVSITDTGCGMMPEVISRVFEPFFTTREIGQGTGLGLSVSYDIVKKHGGEIKVESQLGQGTTFTIVLPVSKS, from the coding sequence ATGACGGAAGAAGGGGCAAGAACGGAAGATGAACTGAGTCATCTGAAAGAACGGATGAAAAGACTGGCGATGGAAAAATCAAATCTGCAATTGATGACGCATCTTATGAGCGATATGAGTGCTGTACCCGGCCTAGAACGTACAATTGATAATTTGCTGCGAACGCTGTTGGAGAATATCGGTGGTTTGAATGTCAGCTTATATTACCGGATTGATGAGAAATGCTATTATGCGGATGTGTACGGTGATAAGAAAGAAGTTGCGGATATTGATGACAAACTTGTGGCGGCCGTTTTTAAGGATGGAGAGTTCATCGAATGCAAGCAGGAATTTAGCGATACCAAGATGCTGACTCCTGTGTTCGATCAGGCTGCGACATGGCTAATTCCGCTCAAGGTGGATTCAGCTGTTTTTGGCGTGTTAAAAATGGAAAAACTGCATATCGGGGCAGAGAAATACAGGGCGCAATTGCCGGTGCTTTTTAAGTATGCTGCATTGTTGCTGAAAAATGAAATTTCAGGACACACTCGATTGCAAAAGGCATATGAGCAAATCAGTCAGATTAATGAGCAACTGCGCAACGAAATTGATGAACGGAAAAAGATTCAAAATGATTTATTAGAAGCGCGCAATGGACTGGAGCGTAGAGTGGAGGAACGGACGCAAGAACTCAAAAAGACTAATAAGCATTTGAGCCAGGAAATTAGCGATCGCAAGCAAGCGGAAACAGCACTGCTTGCCTCGGAAGAGAAATTTTCCAAAGCTTTTCAGAAAGTGGCGGATGCTATTGGTATCGTACGTTTGTGTGATGAGCGGTATATCGAAGCGAATGCCGCTTTTTTTCGTATCCTCGGGTATCAACGAGAGGAAGTGATTGGTCATACGTCACGTGAATTTGGCCTGTGGAGCAACGAGGCAGACCGGATCGGCGTATACGAAGCGCTAAGCGGAAAAAACCTTTATGAAAACATGGAGACAGCTTGGCGGACGAAATCCGGTGAAGTTCGGATTGGTTTGCATTCGGCAGAGATTGTGGAAATTGACGGGCAATGGTGCAGCGTGTTCATTTGGCATGATATAACCGAGCGGAAATATGCGGAAGAGCAGTTGCGATTGGCGCACAAGCAACTGGAGGTCAAGGTGAAAGAGCGGACGCAAGAATTGTTTAATGCGAATCTGGAACTGAGCGGGCTAAACGAGGAACATCTTGCAATGAACGCAGAGCTTGTTGCGATAAATAATAAACTGCTAAATACAAATCGGGAATTACATAAAGAGATTGCGGAACGGAAAAAAGCGGAAGAACAGGTTCAGGTAAAAAGCTATGAGATACAGGAAGCTTACGCCGAATTGAAAAAAGCGCAGATGCAAATCGTTCACCAGGAAAAAATGGCTTCAGTTGGACAACTTGCAGCGGGTGTTGCGCATGAAATCAACAATCCGATGGGTTTTATCATCAGCAATCTTACTACTTTACAAGAATATACCCGAGAAATTTTTAACGCTGTAACTGCTCAGGACAGTGCAGTGGACGAATTAGGTGAAATATGCAAAGTCGGATATGAGAAGGAGGCAATACAAAGTGTTGTTGCGCGGCTTGCGAAGATCAGACAATCGGCAAAGATGGAATACCTGCGGGAGGATACGAAAGAGCTTCTTGCAGATTCGTTGGACGGAGCTGAACGTGTGAAGAAGATCGTTCAAGACTTAAAAGGGGTTGCCAAGACTACGGATGAAAATAACTTGGCGAACCTTAATGAAGGAATTGAGAGTACGATCAATGTTATCTGGAACGAAATCAAGTCTAAGGCGACTCTGGTTAAAGAATGGGGCGATATTCCTTATATCTATTGCAACTCAGGACAGCTGAAGCAGGTTATTATGAATTTACTGTTAAATGCATTGCAGGCAATCGAGAACAAAGGAGAAATACGCATAAAAACCTGGGCGGAAAAAGAGCATGTCTTTGTCTCGATTACGGATACTGGTTGCGGCATGATGCCGGAAGTGATCAGTCGTGTATTTGAGCCTTTTTTTACTACCAGGGAAATTGGGCAAGGTACGGGGCTTGGATTAAGTGTCAGTTATGATATTGTGAAAAAACACGGCGGGGAAATTAAAGTCGAAAGTCAGTTAGGCCAAGGAACGACATTTACGATTGTTCTTCCGGTCAGTAAAAGTTGA
- a CDS encoding ABC transporter substrate-binding protein: MKKTNALILTLILALSAFLSGCGAVGSNDIRIGVLNEMTGGNATMGTSAANGAKLAIKEANAKGGVLGKKIQAIYADNKSEPSESANAMTKLASQDRVVAVTGIFSSSNAIASSSVAEANKLPFLAVGATNPKVTVDEQSGKVKDYTFRICFIDPFQGTVGANFVLDSLKLKKAAILVDSSSDYSKGLASFFKDALTKGGGSVVAEESYLQKDQDFKTILTKLKTMDVQVIYVPGYYEEVGKIVKQAREMGLMQPIVGGDGWDSPKLTEMGTAAALNNTFFTNHYSPDDSSEASKSFVEMYKKEYGQAPDAMAVLSYDAANVLIDAIKRADSTDPDKIRLALAATKDIPTVTGSTSLNATHDAVKNAVIIEMKDGKQVYKATVKP, from the coding sequence ATGAAAAAAACAAACGCACTTATCCTAACGCTAATCCTGGCATTAAGCGCATTTTTGAGCGGCTGCGGCGCCGTCGGCTCGAATGACATCCGCATCGGCGTCCTCAACGAAATGACAGGCGGCAATGCGACAATGGGCACGTCGGCAGCGAACGGCGCAAAGCTGGCCATTAAGGAAGCCAACGCAAAAGGCGGCGTATTGGGCAAGAAGATCCAGGCCATTTATGCGGACAACAAAAGCGAGCCGTCGGAATCCGCCAATGCGATGACAAAACTGGCTTCGCAGGACAGAGTCGTCGCCGTGACCGGCATCTTCTCCAGTTCCAACGCAATTGCATCTTCCAGCGTCGCTGAAGCGAATAAACTGCCGTTTTTGGCGGTCGGCGCAACCAATCCAAAAGTAACGGTAGATGAGCAAAGCGGCAAGGTAAAAGATTATACCTTTCGCATCTGCTTTATCGATCCGTTCCAGGGAACCGTTGGCGCCAATTTCGTGCTTGACAGTCTGAAGTTAAAAAAGGCCGCGATCCTGGTAGACAGCAGCAGCGATTACAGTAAAGGCTTGGCCTCCTTCTTTAAAGACGCACTCACAAAAGGCGGCGGCAGCGTCGTTGCCGAAGAATCCTATCTGCAAAAAGATCAGGATTTCAAGACCATTTTGACCAAACTCAAGACAATGGATGTGCAGGTCATCTACGTACCGGGCTATTATGAAGAGGTCGGCAAAATCGTCAAGCAAGCGCGTGAAATGGGTCTCATGCAGCCGATCGTCGGCGGTGACGGCTGGGATTCGCCGAAATTGACCGAAATGGGCACTGCAGCGGCTCTGAATAATACTTTTTTCACCAATCACTATTCGCCGGATGACAGCAGCGAAGCTTCCAAATCTTTCGTTGAAATGTACAAAAAAGAATATGGCCAGGCGCCTGACGCAATGGCCGTGCTCAGCTATGATGCGGCTAATGTGTTGATTGATGCGATTAAACGTGCAGACAGCACCGATCCCGATAAAATCCGCCTTGCCTTGGCAGCAACGAAAGACATCCCGACCGTAACCGGTTCGACCAGTCTGAATGCGACGCATGACGCGGTGAAAAACGCCGTGATCATCGAAATGAAAGACGGCAAGCAAGTTTATAAAGCGACGGTAAAACCATAA
- a CDS encoding DUF1638 domain-containing protein, translated as MEGEARYLLVGCGVLEKEMTYLIKKNKWPLDSIFLDATLHADIDKLAETLSNVLNEHAKEDLIVFYGECHPCMEEITRKANAVRVDAQNCMEMILGRERFRMEVEQRAFFLLEALILCWDDAIKMAFGENLRIAREIFQSEQDYFLYIKTPCSGDVMLRAEVISRCLGLPLRSMEVSLDQLEAAVSDAIAKKRGERNDGRRGKNGR; from the coding sequence ATGGAAGGTGAAGCGCGTTATCTGCTGGTCGGGTGTGGAGTTTTAGAAAAAGAGATGACCTATTTGATTAAAAAGAATAAGTGGCCTCTGGATAGTATTTTTTTGGATGCGACATTGCATGCGGATATAGATAAGCTGGCGGAAACGTTGAGCAACGTGCTGAATGAACATGCGAAAGAAGATCTGATTGTTTTTTACGGCGAATGTCATCCTTGCATGGAAGAGATAACAAGAAAAGCGAATGCAGTCAGAGTCGATGCTCAAAATTGCATGGAAATGATTCTCGGTCGTGAACGGTTTAGAATGGAAGTGGAACAAAGAGCGTTTTTCCTGCTGGAAGCATTGATTTTGTGCTGGGATGATGCGATTAAAATGGCTTTTGGAGAAAATTTGCGAATTGCGCGGGAGATATTTCAAAGTGAACAGGACTATTTTTTATATATCAAGACGCCTTGCTCCGGCGATGTAATGCTGCGGGCGGAAGTGATAAGCCGCTGTTTGGGCTTGCCGCTTCGCAGCATGGAAGTTTCACTCGATCAATTGGAAGCCGCAGTAAGTGATGCAATAGCGAAAAAGCGAGGGGAAAGGAATGACGGAAGAAGGGGCAAGAACGGAAGATGA
- a CDS encoding uroporphyrinogen decarboxylase family protein: protein MITGMERLAAAVQGKRSDRIPVFCNLLDQGAKELGMPLQEYYSKGEYVAEAQLRMREKYGYDSLWSLFYVGKEAELLGCRKIIFASNGPPNVGEMIIKSHKDIEKLEIPEDIAAQPAFAESLKCLQILKKEAGGKYPICAYVTSSMTLPAILMGMDKWMDLLLTGPVEVRDMMLEKCSEFFRREIAAYRAAGANVLVYSNPFGSTDFVPMKLFQDISLAWMEKDLKPGGMDGVVYYCGGARMNSVIEQVISTLGISAYYLSPLDDIAEGKKIIAGRALCGGVINDIKLIDWSRAEIRMEVKRMMEAGMAGGKFLFGTLVMPYSIPEDNIKTLVEAAYEFGSYGR, encoded by the coding sequence ATGATTACCGGAATGGAGCGACTTGCGGCGGCAGTCCAGGGAAAGCGGTCGGATCGGATCCCGGTATTTTGCAATTTATTGGATCAAGGAGCCAAAGAATTGGGCATGCCTCTTCAAGAATATTATAGCAAAGGTGAATATGTGGCGGAAGCACAGCTGCGCATGCGGGAAAAATATGGCTATGATAGTCTCTGGAGTCTTTTTTATGTAGGCAAGGAAGCGGAATTACTTGGGTGTAGAAAAATTATCTTTGCATCCAATGGCCCGCCGAATGTAGGCGAGATGATTATAAAATCGCATAAGGACATTGAAAAATTGGAAATCCCGGAGGATATTGCGGCGCAGCCTGCTTTTGCCGAATCGTTAAAATGTCTTCAGATTTTAAAAAAGGAGGCCGGAGGAAAATATCCGATTTGCGCGTATGTAACGTCATCAATGACGCTGCCGGCTATTTTAATGGGCATGGACAAATGGATGGATTTACTGCTTACTGGACCGGTAGAGGTGCGTGATATGATGCTGGAAAAGTGCAGTGAGTTTTTTCGCAGAGAGATAGCCGCATATCGGGCCGCCGGTGCAAATGTCTTGGTTTATTCGAATCCATTCGGTTCGACGGATTTTGTACCAATGAAATTGTTTCAGGATATTTCACTTGCTTGGATGGAAAAAGATTTGAAACCGGGAGGAATGGATGGCGTAGTGTATTACTGCGGCGGTGCGCGGATGAATTCGGTTATTGAACAAGTGATCTCTACGCTTGGAATAAGCGCTTACTATTTAAGCCCGCTCGATGACATCGCAGAAGGAAAAAAAATTATTGCCGGACGTGCGTTATGCGGCGGCGTCATCAATGACATTAAACTGATTGATTGGTCCAGAGCGGAAATCAGAATGGAAGTCAAACGTATGATGGAGGCAGGAATGGCGGGGGGGAAGTTTTTGTTTGGTACGCTGGTTATGCCGTACAGCATTCCAGAAGACAACATAAAAACGTTGGTGGAAGCGGCATACGAGTTTGGCAGCTATGGAAGGTGA